In Saimiri boliviensis isolate mSaiBol1 chromosome 12, mSaiBol1.pri, whole genome shotgun sequence, one genomic interval encodes:
- the SDR42E2 gene encoding putative short-chain dehydrogenase/reductase family 42E member 2 isoform X1: MKPNPPGSSPEACKAAGQGEKSCPVCQACGEVSGPRSGLGSESGPAPKPGAISGPGLGPKAIPEPQAGSGAVLRPDTVSGTAPGLGPGPGSGSVSGPGARSVPAPGARSAPGLGAESVPGPGAGLVPGPGSGSAPGLGAGSVPGVGVGSVPGPGSGSVPGAGSAPGPGSGSAPGPGSGSVPGLRSGSAPGPGAGSTPEPELGPGLRQGSGTGPKPRESTATPTPAPQQKTQAKPTKAARQKVLVTGGGGYLGFSLGSHLAKSGTCVILLDRRRPQWELSPETEFIQADVRDEEALYRAFEGVDCVFHVASYGMSGAEKLQKEQIESINVGGTKLVIDVCVRRRVPRLVYTSTVNVAFGGKPIEQGDEDSVPYFPLDEHIDHYSRTKAIADQLTLMANGTPLPGGGILRTCVLRPPGIYGPEEQRHLPRVAGHIKKRLLVFRFGDRKAQMNWVHVHNLVLAHVLAAKALTAAKGYVASGQAYYINDGESVNVFEWMAPLFKKLGYSQPWIQVPTSWVYLTAAVMEHLHLALRPICSLPPLLTRSEVRSVAVTHTFQIAKARAQLGYAPDKFSLADAVERYMESTSRRPRSSTAQTLLLPLLGLLLLLGSLALALHFLGLQPLQAAMKRL, from the exons ATGAAGCCCAACCCTCCAGGCTCCTCCCCAGAGGCCTGCAAAGCTGCAGGCCAGGGTGAGAAGAGCTGCCCTGTCTGCCAGGCCTGTGGAGAGGTCTCAGGTCCAAGGTCTGGTTTAGGGTCAGAGTCAGGGCCTGCACCAAAGCCTGGTGCCATTTCAGGGCCTGGACTGGGGCCCAAAGCTATTCCAGAACCTCAGGCGGGTTCTGGTGCTGTTCTGAGGCCTGATACTGTTTCAGGAACCGCACCAGGTCTAGGGCCTGGGCCAGGCTCTGGGTCAGTATCTGGGCCAGGAGCTAGGTCAGTACCTGCACCAGGAGCTAGGTCAGCACCTGGTCTAGGAGCTGAGTCTGTACCTGGGCCAGGAGCTGGATTGGTACCTGGGCCAGGATCTGGGTCTGCACCTGGTCTAGGAGCTGGGTCAGTACCTGGTGTAGGAGTTGGGTCTGTACCTGGGCCAGGATCTGGGTCTGTACCTG GAGCTGGGTCGGCACCTGGGCCAGGATCTGGGTCGGCACCTGGGCCAGGATCTGGGTCTGTACCTGGTCTACGATCTGGATCGGCGCCTGGGCCAGGAGCTGGGTCTACACCTGAGCCAGAGCTAGGGCCTGGGCTCAGACAGGGGTCTGGGACTGGGCCCAAACCCAGGGAGTCAACAGCAACCCCAACACCAGCACCACAGCAGAAGACTCAAGCCAAACCCACAAAGGCTGCCAGGCAGAAGGTTCTGGTGACTGGAGGAGGAGGCTACCTGGGCTTCAGCCTGGGATCCCACCTGGCCAAGAGCGGCACTTGCGTCATTCTGCTTGACCGCCGCAGACCCCAGTGGGAACTGTCCCCGGAAACCGAGTTCATCCAG GCTGATGTCCGAGATGAAGAAGCCCTGTACCGTGCCTTCGAAGGAGTGGACTGTGTCTTCCACGTGGCTTCCTATGGAATGTCCGGGGCTGAGAAG CTGCAGAAAGAGCAGATTGAGTCTATAAATGTCGGAGGCACCAAACTAGTGATTGATG TCTGTGTTCGCCGGCGGGTTCCAAGGCTCGTCTATACCAGCACTGTCAACGTTGCATTTGGCGGGAAGCCCATAGAGCAGGGCGATGAGGACTCCGTGCCGTATTTCCCATTGGACGAG CACATAGACCACTATTCCCGAACCAAAGCCATTGCCGACCAACTGACCCTCATGGCCAATGGGACGCCACTCCCAG GAGGAGGCATTCTTCGGACGTGTGTGCTCCGGCCCCCAGGGATCTACGGTCCTGAAGAGCAGAGGCACCTGCCCCGTGTGGCG GGCCACATCAAGAAGAGGCTGCTCGTGTTCCGATTTGGGGACCGCAAGGCACAGATGAACTGGGTCCACGTGCACAATCTGGTGCTGGCACACGTGCTGGCGGCCAAAGCCCTCACCGCGGCCAAGGGCTACGTGGCT AGTGGGCAGGCATACTACATCAACGATGGGGAGAGCGTCAACGTTTTTGAGTGGATGGCCCCGCTG TTTAAGAAGCTGGGGTACAGCCAGCCCTGGATCCAGGTGCCTACTTCCTGGGTCTACCTGACAG CGGCAGTGATGGAGCACCTGCATCTGGCCCTGAGACCCATCTGCAGCCTCCCACCGCTGCTCACCCGGAGTGAG GTGCGAAGCGTGGCCGTGACGCACACCTTCCAGATAGCCAAGGCCCGCGCCCAGCTCGGCTATGCGCCGGACAAGTTCAGCTTAGCCGACGCCGTGGAGCGATACATGGAGTCCACTAGCCGGCGACCCCGCAGCTCCACGGCGCAGACGCTCCTGCTGCCGCTGCTCGGACTGCTGCTGCTCCTAGGCTCGCTCGCCCTGGCCCTGCACTTCCTAGGCCTGCAGCCTCTACAGGCCGCCATGAAGCGCCTCTGA
- the SDR42E2 gene encoding putative short-chain dehydrogenase/reductase family 42E member 2 isoform X2, protein MKPNPPGSSPEACKAAGQAPQQKTQAKPTKAARQKVLVTGGGGYLGFSLGSHLAKSGTCVILLDRRRPQWELSPETEFIQADVRDEEALYRAFEGVDCVFHVASYGMSGAEKLQKEQIESINVGGTKLVIDVCVRRRVPRLVYTSTVNVAFGGKPIEQGDEDSVPYFPLDEHIDHYSRTKAIADQLTLMANGTPLPGGGILRTCVLRPPGIYGPEEQRHLPRVAGHIKKRLLVFRFGDRKAQMNWVHVHNLVLAHVLAAKALTAAKGYVASGQAYYINDGESVNVFEWMAPLFKKLGYSQPWIQVPTSWVYLTAAVMEHLHLALRPICSLPPLLTRSEVRSVAVTHTFQIAKARAQLGYAPDKFSLADAVERYMESTSRRPRSSTAQTLLLPLLGLLLLLGSLALALHFLGLQPLQAAMKRL, encoded by the exons ATGAAGCCCAACCCTCCAGGCTCCTCCCCAGAGGCCTGCAAAGCTGCAGGCCAGG CACCACAGCAGAAGACTCAAGCCAAACCCACAAAGGCTGCCAGGCAGAAGGTTCTGGTGACTGGAGGAGGAGGCTACCTGGGCTTCAGCCTGGGATCCCACCTGGCCAAGAGCGGCACTTGCGTCATTCTGCTTGACCGCCGCAGACCCCAGTGGGAACTGTCCCCGGAAACCGAGTTCATCCAG GCTGATGTCCGAGATGAAGAAGCCCTGTACCGTGCCTTCGAAGGAGTGGACTGTGTCTTCCACGTGGCTTCCTATGGAATGTCCGGGGCTGAGAAG CTGCAGAAAGAGCAGATTGAGTCTATAAATGTCGGAGGCACCAAACTAGTGATTGATG TCTGTGTTCGCCGGCGGGTTCCAAGGCTCGTCTATACCAGCACTGTCAACGTTGCATTTGGCGGGAAGCCCATAGAGCAGGGCGATGAGGACTCCGTGCCGTATTTCCCATTGGACGAG CACATAGACCACTATTCCCGAACCAAAGCCATTGCCGACCAACTGACCCTCATGGCCAATGGGACGCCACTCCCAG GAGGAGGCATTCTTCGGACGTGTGTGCTCCGGCCCCCAGGGATCTACGGTCCTGAAGAGCAGAGGCACCTGCCCCGTGTGGCG GGCCACATCAAGAAGAGGCTGCTCGTGTTCCGATTTGGGGACCGCAAGGCACAGATGAACTGGGTCCACGTGCACAATCTGGTGCTGGCACACGTGCTGGCGGCCAAAGCCCTCACCGCGGCCAAGGGCTACGTGGCT AGTGGGCAGGCATACTACATCAACGATGGGGAGAGCGTCAACGTTTTTGAGTGGATGGCCCCGCTG TTTAAGAAGCTGGGGTACAGCCAGCCCTGGATCCAGGTGCCTACTTCCTGGGTCTACCTGACAG CGGCAGTGATGGAGCACCTGCATCTGGCCCTGAGACCCATCTGCAGCCTCCCACCGCTGCTCACCCGGAGTGAG GTGCGAAGCGTGGCCGTGACGCACACCTTCCAGATAGCCAAGGCCCGCGCCCAGCTCGGCTATGCGCCGGACAAGTTCAGCTTAGCCGACGCCGTGGAGCGATACATGGAGTCCACTAGCCGGCGACCCCGCAGCTCCACGGCGCAGACGCTCCTGCTGCCGCTGCTCGGACTGCTGCTGCTCCTAGGCTCGCTCGCCCTGGCCCTGCACTTCCTAGGCCTGCAGCCTCTACAGGCCGCCATGAAGCGCCTCTGA